In a single window of the Pseudohongiella acticola genome:
- a CDS encoding nucleoside-diphosphate sugar epimerase/dehydratase, producing MNLYTIPLSRNVKQALLMLVDGFMLATAAWLSFSMLGISAGPLADRMTVFTGVAILISVLVFFRIGLYRALLLYMGVQSGFIVLQGVSIAALFFAGGYYLVFSFPQANNAAVPIFWMLALLFIGGSRFVAKIALQSLIQNFRPKEPVIIYGAGSSGMQLVAALQNGDQYLPVAFVDDSRHIVGSIVHGIRVYSPSALADLITNFSVRQILLAMPSASHAERKEILNRLEHLPVHVKTVPELFDMRSGKVHVDEVRDIDIEDLLGRDIVPPDQGLMGACITGKSVLVTGAAGSIGSELCRQIISLRPARLVLLDSFEFGLYDVELELQALRDSLPESDSAEEPEIIALLGNVCNQGQMNAVMTRFGVDTVYHVAAYKQVPMVERNVVEGVHNNVFGTAVSALAAKQCGVQHFVLISTDKAVRPTNVMGATKRFAEQVLQALTATQGTTCFSMVRFGNVLGSSGSVVPLFRRQISEGGPVTVTHPEVTRYFMTVEEAAQLVIQAGSMASGGDVFVLDMHDPIKIVDLARKMIHLMGYDVRDENSYRGDIAIEYSGLRPGEKLFEELLIGESVTGTEHPKIMRAEEDYLPWEVLEPMLNELQAACTELDLGSIRRILMQAVDGFEPDTLSDDPLWLEQPATSQQDAVFVRAAPANVTPIHKR from the coding sequence ATGAACCTATACACGATACCGCTATCGAGAAACGTTAAGCAGGCTTTGTTAATGCTGGTTGACGGATTCATGCTGGCAACGGCTGCCTGGTTGTCTTTTAGCATGCTTGGTATAAGCGCGGGTCCACTGGCGGATAGAATGACGGTGTTTACCGGCGTCGCCATACTGATCAGTGTGCTGGTATTCTTTCGCATTGGCCTATACCGGGCACTATTGCTCTATATGGGTGTGCAGTCCGGGTTTATTGTGTTGCAGGGTGTCTCCATTGCCGCACTTTTTTTCGCGGGCGGTTATTACCTCGTATTTTCATTTCCGCAGGCCAATAATGCCGCCGTGCCCATCTTCTGGATGCTGGCTCTGCTGTTTATTGGCGGCAGTCGTTTTGTAGCCAAAATAGCACTGCAGAGCCTGATTCAGAACTTTCGTCCCAAAGAGCCCGTCATAATCTATGGCGCTGGCAGTTCCGGTATGCAATTGGTGGCAGCCTTACAGAATGGTGACCAATACCTGCCGGTGGCGTTTGTTGACGACAGTCGTCACATCGTTGGTAGCATTGTTCATGGTATTCGTGTCTACAGCCCATCGGCTCTGGCTGATCTGATTACCAATTTTTCGGTCCGACAGATATTGCTGGCCATGCCTTCCGCCAGCCATGCTGAGCGTAAAGAGATTCTCAATCGACTTGAACATTTGCCGGTCCATGTAAAAACAGTGCCGGAACTGTTCGATATGCGCTCGGGTAAAGTGCATGTCGATGAAGTTCGGGACATTGATATTGAGGACCTTCTGGGGCGTGATATTGTACCGCCGGATCAGGGTCTGATGGGGGCATGTATCACGGGCAAATCTGTCCTGGTGACGGGTGCCGCCGGGTCTATCGGTTCGGAGCTGTGCCGGCAGATAATCAGTCTGCGTCCCGCCAGACTGGTATTACTCGACAGTTTCGAATTCGGTCTCTATGACGTAGAACTTGAATTACAGGCGCTGCGCGACTCCCTGCCTGAGAGCGACAGTGCGGAAGAGCCTGAAATTATTGCTTTGCTGGGCAACGTCTGTAATCAGGGCCAGATGAATGCCGTGATGACACGGTTCGGGGTCGATACGGTTTACCATGTGGCTGCCTATAAACAGGTACCCATGGTTGAGCGCAATGTCGTTGAAGGGGTTCACAACAATGTTTTTGGTACTGCGGTTTCTGCGCTCGCAGCAAAACAGTGTGGTGTGCAGCACTTTGTTCTGATCTCTACCGACAAAGCGGTCCGGCCTACCAACGTCATGGGCGCCACCAAACGTTTTGCCGAACAGGTGCTGCAGGCACTCACCGCCACTCAGGGCACGACGTGCTTTAGCATGGTCCGTTTTGGCAATGTCCTGGGGTCATCGGGGTCGGTAGTGCCTTTGTTCCGACGGCAAATCAGTGAAGGGGGGCCGGTCACCGTGACGCACCCTGAGGTTACCCGTTATTTTATGACCGTAGAGGAAGCCGCTCAACTGGTTATTCAGGCCGGTTCCATGGCAAGCGGTGGCGATGTGTTTGTTCTCGACATGCATGACCCGATCAAAATTGTGGACCTGGCGCGGAAGATGATCCACTTGATGGGTTACGATGTGCGGGATGAAAATTCCTATCGCGGCGATATAGCAATCGAATACTCAGGCCTGCGGCCAGGAGAGAAACTGTTCGAAGAGCTGTTGATTGGTGAATCGGTTACTGGCACCGAGCATCCCAAAATCATGCGGGCAGAGGAAGACTACCTGCCATGGGAAGTGCTGGAACCCATGCTGAACGAGCTTCAGGCAGCCTGTACCGAGCTTGATCTGGGCAGCATCCGCCGTATTCTCATGCAGGCGGTGGATGGTTTTGAGCCTGATACCCTGTCAGATGATCCGCTCTGGCTGGAACAGCCGGCGACGTCGCAGCAGGATGCGGTCTTTGTCAGAGCCGCTCCTGCCAACGTAACGCCGATACACAAACGCTGA
- a CDS encoding MraY family glycosyltransferase has translation MPVDRSAHLQATPRGGGLAIVIGIYVFLSILASLNLLSLFQFSVLLCALPVAAAGFADDIRSLSVKIRLPLHLLSAFVALALLGPVPEPFFSGVVELPFVLMSALLMVALVWLLNLYNFMDGIDTLAAGQCLFVSGAAAFLLPASEIGLIWACVGLFVATSGFFLWNMPPARLFMGDVGSTFLGFFLGLLGLLSHFNGSLSVWVWVLLMGVFIADTTFTLLRRCLSGHSVTQGHSTHAYQHLARRLNSHTRVAIVLTAVNLVWLLPLAWLATVYPEYGVVLAISGIVPLMLLAAMLGAGTDRGARKGFESKDQV, from the coding sequence ATGCCTGTAGACCGCAGTGCGCATCTTCAGGCCACTCCGCGCGGGGGTGGTCTCGCGATTGTAATCGGCATTTATGTTTTTCTCTCGATACTTGCCAGTCTGAATCTCTTAAGCCTGTTTCAGTTCAGTGTGCTTCTGTGTGCGCTGCCGGTAGCAGCAGCTGGATTCGCTGATGATATTCGGTCGCTGTCAGTCAAAATCAGATTGCCACTGCATCTGTTGTCAGCGTTTGTTGCCCTCGCGCTTCTAGGCCCTGTTCCTGAACCCTTTTTCAGCGGCGTGGTAGAACTTCCCTTTGTTTTGATGTCGGCACTGTTAATGGTGGCTCTGGTGTGGCTACTTAATTTGTACAATTTTATGGACGGTATCGATACGCTGGCAGCGGGGCAATGTCTTTTTGTCAGTGGCGCTGCTGCCTTCCTGTTGCCTGCGTCTGAGATTGGCCTGATCTGGGCCTGTGTCGGGCTGTTTGTCGCAACATCCGGTTTCTTCCTGTGGAACATGCCACCAGCCCGCCTGTTCATGGGTGATGTCGGCAGCACATTCCTCGGATTCTTTCTGGGTTTACTCGGGTTGCTGAGTCATTTTAATGGCAGCCTGTCAGTCTGGGTATGGGTGCTGCTGATGGGTGTATTTATCGCGGATACCACCTTCACCTTGCTGCGTCGGTGCCTATCCGGCCATAGTGTGACTCAGGGGCATAGTACCCATGCCTATCAGCATCTGGCTCGCCGGCTGAATAGTCATACCAGGGTGGCAATTGTGCTGACCGCGGTAAATCTTGTGTGGCTGCTACCGTTGGCCTGGCTGGCGACGGTATACCCTGAATATGGGGTAGTGCTGGCAATCTCTGGTATAGTACCGTTAATGTTGTTAGCCGCCATGTTAGGAGCAGGGACCGATCGCGGTGCCCGCAAAGGCTTCGAATCAAAGGACCAGGTATGA
- a CDS encoding ComEA family DNA-binding protein, giving the protein MQISKRFSKAGLCSLLFGLLACLGVVTMPVTLAQDEPVAPEISIENQVNINTADAETLALALDGVGETRAMDIISYREQNGDFETVEQLQEVSGIGPATLERNRSRILLSDSTD; this is encoded by the coding sequence ATGCAAATATCAAAACGTTTTAGCAAGGCTGGTCTGTGTTCTCTCCTGTTTGGCCTGTTGGCCTGCCTGGGTGTGGTTACCATGCCCGTAACTCTGGCGCAGGACGAACCAGTTGCGCCCGAAATAAGTATTGAAAATCAGGTCAATATCAATACTGCAGATGCCGAAACGCTCGCGCTGGCTCTGGATGGAGTGGGCGAAACCCGGGCCATGGATATTATTAGCTACCGAGAGCAAAATGGTGACTTTGAGACGGTCGAGCAGTTGCAGGAAGTCAGCGGTATCGGCCCGGCGACACTGGAGCGCAATCGTTCACGAATTTTACTGTCGGACTCAACCGACTGA
- the pyrF gene encoding orotidine-5'-phosphate decarboxylase encodes METVGGDTVQDPNKIIIALDMASDNDVMALLRQLDPSSCRVKIGKELFTRYGPDLVRRVADMGFDIFLDLKFHDIPNTVNKAVAAAADLGVWMLTLHAAGGSDMLRAARDAVDNSEHKPLLVAVTLLTSLAENDLAIQGVARSPLEQVQRLASLAQECGMDGVVCSAAEVSELRMLLRKDFLLVTPGIRPQGDAANDQKRIVTPAAAIQQGSDYLVIGRPITRAREPIEKLALIQQEISGVQ; translated from the coding sequence GTGGAAACCGTTGGAGGCGATACCGTGCAAGATCCGAATAAAATAATTATTGCCCTGGATATGGCCAGTGACAATGATGTGATGGCGCTTTTACGTCAACTTGACCCATCAAGCTGCCGGGTAAAAATAGGCAAGGAACTGTTTACCCGATATGGGCCGGATCTGGTCAGAAGGGTAGCAGACATGGGTTTTGATATTTTTCTTGATCTAAAATTCCATGATATTCCCAATACTGTTAACAAGGCTGTAGCGGCAGCAGCGGATCTTGGGGTCTGGATGTTGACGCTGCATGCAGCCGGCGGTTCGGACATGTTGCGTGCAGCACGCGATGCTGTCGATAATAGCGAACATAAACCACTACTGGTTGCGGTGACATTGTTAACCAGTCTGGCAGAAAATGATCTGGCGATTCAGGGCGTAGCACGATCACCGCTGGAGCAGGTACAGCGACTGGCGTCACTGGCACAGGAATGCGGTATGGACGGCGTGGTCTGCTCTGCTGCAGAAGTCAGTGAGCTCAGAATGCTGCTGCGTAAGGATTTTCTGCTGGTCACCCCGGGTATCCGGCCTCAGGGTGATGCCGCCAACGATCAAAAACGTATCGTGACGCCCGCCGCTGCAATACAGCAGGGCAGTGACTACCTGGTGATAGGTAGACCGATTACCCGTGCCCGGGAGCCGATAGAAAAACTGGCACTGATACAGCAAGAAATTTCTGGCGTGCAGTAG